A DNA window from Onychostoma macrolepis isolate SWU-2019 chromosome 13, ASM1243209v1, whole genome shotgun sequence contains the following coding sequences:
- the vip gene encoding VIP peptides yields MCKAMLVRNGSQLLLFITLSSVFYARTLSLPFASMRDTRHADGLFTSGYSKLLGQLSARRYLESLIGKRVSDDLMEDQAPMKRHSDAIFTDNYSRFRKQMAVKKYLNSVLTGKRSQEDPPSMQEESTGGETTYRESYDDVTVDRLLNHIPLTL; encoded by the exons AT GTGTAAAGCAATGCTCGTGAGGAACGGCTCTCAGCTTTTGCTCTTCATAACTCTCTCCAGTGTTTTTTATGCCCGGACCTTAAGTTTACCCTTCGCCTCCATGAG AGATACAAGACACGCAGACGGGCTCTTCACAAGCGGATACAGTAAACTTCTAGGACAGTTATCTGCCAGACGGTACCTGGAGTCATTGATCGGAAAGCGGGTCAG TGATGATTTGATGGAAGACCAGGCACCGATGAAGCGTCATTCAGACGCAATATTCACAGACAACTACAGCCGCTTTCGCAAGCAGATGGCGGTGAAGAAATATCTCAACTCCGTTCTCACAGGAAAGAGAAG TCAAGAAGACCCACCCAGCATGCAGGAGGAATCGACTGGAGGGGAGACCACGTATCGGGAGAGCTACGATGACGTCACCGTAGACCGACTTCTGAATCATATACCATTG ACTCTCTGA